Proteins encoded together in one Planctopirus ephydatiae window:
- a CDS encoding inositol monophosphatase family protein, with amino-acid sequence MSLELPSAQMLEELLFAGTKAARLGGAMLESWRSRFTVTEKSRANLVTEADFASQKLIHEILLNQFPDHNFLGEEDLATRPTSSPFQWVVDPLDGTSNYVHGFPYYAVSIGLEFDGELIVGIIYDPTRHDLFTAIKGQGAFLNGQRVSCTDVIRIEDAMCIASLPTATSTSDPAVKRFLSMIGRSQTVQRTGSAALNLAYLAAGRIEAFWSSSLKPWDMAAGVLLVREAGGKVCKLNGQSFDLYQPEILATATESLQAQIQQIFVETT; translated from the coding sequence ATGAGTTTAGAGTTGCCCTCGGCACAAATGCTTGAAGAACTGCTCTTTGCAGGAACGAAAGCCGCCCGTCTGGGTGGAGCCATGCTCGAATCGTGGAGAAGCCGCTTTACTGTCACCGAGAAGAGCCGGGCGAATCTTGTAACAGAAGCCGATTTTGCCTCGCAGAAATTGATTCACGAAATTCTTTTGAATCAATTTCCTGATCATAATTTCCTAGGTGAAGAAGATCTCGCCACTCGACCCACATCCTCACCTTTCCAATGGGTCGTTGACCCGCTCGACGGCACATCCAATTACGTTCACGGATTCCCCTATTACGCAGTTTCCATCGGGCTGGAGTTCGATGGGGAACTGATCGTTGGTATCATCTACGATCCCACCAGGCACGATCTGTTTACGGCCATCAAAGGACAAGGCGCTTTCCTGAATGGCCAGCGAGTGTCTTGTACAGATGTTATTCGCATCGAAGACGCCATGTGCATTGCCAGCCTGCCGACGGCCACATCGACTTCCGACCCGGCCGTCAAACGATTTCTATCGATGATCGGGCGAAGCCAGACCGTCCAGAGAACGGGCTCAGCCGCACTGAATCTGGCGTACTTAGCTGCCGGCAGAATCGAAGCCTTCTGGTCATCAAGCCTCAAGCCCTGGGATATGGCTGCCGGAGTTTTACTGGTTCGCGAAGCAGGTGGTAAAGTTTGCAAGTTAAACGGTCAAAGCTTTGATCTTTATCAGCCCGAAATCCTCGCGACGGCCACGGAATCACTCCAGGCACAGATCCAACAGATTTTCGTTGAGACGACTTAA
- a CDS encoding undecaprenyl-diphosphate phosphatase yields the protein MSEYIQVILLAILQGIAEFLPISSSGHLVLAKHAIAQMGITPAFAWDDITLDIALHVGTLGSIVVVYRHDLLRILFQPRLLALLFIGSIPAGLAGVFLGDFRTEYFSNRITVGFCLIMTSILLLVAQQVERCRFDLSNLPVPVALIVGLFQGFAAIFPGISRAGSTICGGLIAGMDRTSAARFSFLLAIIAIGGAGTLKLKEVLLDSSVPVRWDLLTTGIVVSFLVGVLSLEFLLRMIQANRLGYFAIYCALMGMTAILWQMISP from the coding sequence GTGTCGGAGTATATTCAAGTGATTCTCCTGGCAATCCTTCAAGGGATTGCCGAATTTCTACCAATCAGTTCCTCAGGGCATCTCGTTCTGGCCAAGCATGCCATTGCCCAGATGGGAATCACCCCGGCCTTTGCCTGGGATGATATCACGCTGGATATCGCACTGCATGTAGGGACGCTGGGCTCGATTGTCGTGGTTTACCGCCACGACCTGCTTCGTATCCTGTTTCAGCCGCGATTGCTCGCTTTACTGTTCATCGGGTCAATTCCTGCAGGTCTGGCGGGAGTTTTTCTGGGAGACTTTCGAACGGAATACTTTTCGAATCGAATAACCGTGGGCTTTTGTCTGATTATGACTTCGATCCTTCTGCTGGTCGCTCAACAGGTTGAACGCTGCCGGTTTGATCTGTCGAATCTCCCTGTTCCGGTGGCTTTGATTGTGGGCTTGTTTCAAGGCTTTGCTGCCATTTTCCCGGGAATCTCTCGTGCCGGGAGCACGATCTGCGGCGGGCTGATTGCGGGGATGGATCGAACTTCTGCGGCTCGCTTTTCGTTTCTGCTGGCCATAATTGCCATTGGCGGTGCGGGAACTCTAAAGCTGAAGGAAGTTCTCCTCGATAGTAGCGTTCCCGTCCGTTGGGATCTTTTAACCACCGGGATCGTCGTCAGCTTTCTTGTCGGCGTGCTCTCACTCGAATTCCTGCTCCGAATGATCCAGGCCAATCGACTCGGATACTTCGCCATCTATTGTGCACTCATGGGGATGACAGCCATCCTCTGGCAAATGATCTCACCATAA